A genomic window from Candidatus Kouleothrix ribensis includes:
- a CDS encoding dihydrodipicolinate synthase family protein, with protein MPLLFAASLTPFSSPTGAVEHDWIPRHLRWLEAHGVDGVVPCGTTGEGPSLSFDERKAVIDTVLAQRGGLRVIAGTGCVALPETIAATRYALERGADAALVLPPYYFKGLADAGLLAFYRAVCDALPPGGTIMLYHIPPISQIAIPTAVIDGLLESHPDAIYGLKDSGGDPAHTAMLIKRYPQLQIFTGGAPALARALSDGAAGGIFALTNAFPREMRAVLDAHAAGAGIAAAQQRVATISEAMKQHGQVATLKALVAPLAELPPTSVRAPLVNVAEPATAALLAQLRAD; from the coding sequence GCCTGACGCCATTTAGCTCGCCGACTGGCGCTGTCGAGCACGATTGGATCCCGCGCCACCTGCGCTGGCTCGAGGCGCATGGGGTCGACGGTGTCGTGCCCTGCGGCACCACCGGCGAAGGCCCATCGCTCAGCTTCGATGAGCGCAAGGCAGTGATCGACACCGTGCTGGCACAGCGCGGCGGCCTGCGCGTGATCGCCGGCACCGGCTGCGTCGCGCTGCCCGAGACGATCGCAGCCACGCGCTATGCGCTCGAGCGCGGCGCCGACGCGGCGCTGGTGCTGCCGCCCTACTACTTCAAGGGCCTGGCCGATGCCGGGCTGCTGGCGTTCTACCGCGCGGTGTGCGACGCGCTGCCGCCCGGCGGCACGATCATGCTCTACCACATCCCGCCGATCAGCCAGATCGCGATCCCCACTGCCGTGATCGACGGCCTGCTCGAAAGCCACCCTGATGCGATCTATGGCCTGAAGGACAGCGGCGGCGATCCTGCACATACGGCCATGCTGATCAAGCGCTACCCGCAGCTGCAGATCTTCACTGGTGGCGCCCCGGCGCTGGCGCGCGCGCTGAGCGATGGCGCGGCCGGCGGGATCTTCGCGCTGACGAATGCGTTCCCGCGCGAGATGCGCGCCGTGCTCGATGCGCACGCCGCCGGCGCCGGCATCGCGGCCGCACAGCAGCGGGTTGCCACGATCAGCGAGGCGATGAAACAGCACGGCCAGGTTGCGACACTCAAAGCGCTGGTGGCGCCACTGGCCGAGCTGCCGCCTACCTCCGTGCGCGCGCCGCTCGTGAATGTGGCCGAGCCGGCGACGGCGGCGCTGCTGGCACAGCTTCGGGCAGACTAG